The Pontibacillus halophilus JSM 076056 = DSM 19796 genome includes a region encoding these proteins:
- a CDS encoding phospholipase D-like domain-containing protein gives MDILLASGGCLAAGIYIGYRLSTSRRKSKQTETLHVFFSRTSPSLKPSITDTISQAEATIEVATSLLTDRNIIGELCHASKRGVRVRVLVDRHQLTDDSDCIKLARLLHDYGVQIKTHQHEGTLNLSLLLCDKQQLLTGSPPFSRHAFQHNDEILFLCKESSAIHTCSRRFEEMWDEAVSYAFYSYK, from the coding sequence ATGGACATTCTACTTGCATCTGGAGGTTGCTTAGCAGCTGGGATCTACATTGGATATCGACTATCAACGTCAAGGCGCAAATCGAAACAAACCGAGACCCTCCACGTGTTCTTCTCAAGAACCTCCCCATCATTGAAGCCATCCATTACCGATACCATCTCTCAGGCTGAGGCTACGATTGAGGTGGCCACCTCCCTACTGACCGACCGAAATATTATTGGTGAACTGTGCCACGCTTCGAAACGCGGGGTCCGTGTAAGAGTACTAGTAGACCGACATCAACTCACAGATGACAGCGACTGTATTAAGCTCGCCCGCCTCCTTCACGACTACGGTGTTCAAATCAAGACGCATCAACATGAAGGGACATTGAATCTATCCCTCCTCTTGTGTGATAAGCAGCAACTGCTTACGGGCTCTCCTCCTTTTAGTCGGCACGCCTTCCAACACAACGATGAAATTCTCTTTCTATGCAAAGAATCCTCCGCCATCCATACGTGTTCACGCCGCTTTGAAGAAATGTGGGATGAAGCGGTGAGCTATGCCTTTTACTCCTATAAATAA